In Cryptomeria japonica unplaced genomic scaffold, Sugi_1.0 HiC_scaffold_62, whole genome shotgun sequence, the genomic window GCATAAAATATAGTGTTATCACTAGTTGTTCCTTCCCATGCAATCTCAGCTTCATGGGTATGGGTAGAAGTGGATTGGACATGGGAAATTTTTCACTTTTTGCGCATTCCCTTTTCTTTCCAAGCATCTTTGGTTGATCTTTGAAATTTTGTTCTTGTCAAAATTGATAAGATTCTCTCCCATTCGATTAATGAGCCTCTATCCCTTGTTGGTAAATTCTAGGTTTGTTCCAAAACATTGGTGGCAACCCATGTGTATCATTCATCCTATTGTGGTCCTTCCAATGCCTCATATATGAAACTTGAAAAGATTCTTCATGATCTTTTCAGGCCTCTTATAAGGACTACAAGTGGTTTCACCATTTGGCTGGGTTTTTATTTTGCTCCCACATGATTCTAGCGGGCTTCATCTCTTCTCTACGTGGAGACAAGGTTTAGTCCTTTGTGCTAAATGGATTGTCTGAGCCATTTCTAAGAATGAGGCCTAGAAGATTCTTCTAAGACATTCCATTTGTTCTAGCTTCATAGGTTGTCCTAGAAGGGATTGGCTTTTAGACCCTTCTTGTTATGCTAAAACCTATTCAAATAGAAGGCACTTTCATTGCCCAAAGTATATGTTGTGCCTAGGAGCTCGTCAAGCCTTGGCTTTGGTGGGCTAGCTCTGGCTTTCAAATGGATCATCTTTTAATCATCATAACTTTCGGTGGTCTCGTCTCATTCATGTACACTTTGGCCTCCCCCTAGCTTGCTTTCCCTAGGTCAATTTATTGTTTTCGGGCTTCACTTTTATGCTTGTAATTTTGTTTAGTTGTTTCTTTTCTTTTAAGGCTTTGCCCATATGACTCTATAACTACTTTTGAGCTCTAGTCATATGACATGTCCCTCTATATTTTTTAGATatgaatattaaaattttaatctaGTATAGATACTCACATACTATTCATAAAAgtaattaaaagttataatttatataacataaatataattaagataatataattttaaaataacattaaaaatcaccacaaatatttttattacaagatTACTCACTGCTATATGACACTTGTTTCAATATTCTTTTATGTTCTGAATATCTGTTTTAAGTATAGAATGTTGAACGGAGAAATAGGAAAAATCAAATGATCTGGTATTGTTCGACTTTTGCATTTCGATTTCTGTGGTAGTCCGTCATTTGATAGGGAAGCTGAAATAGGAAAAATCAAATGATCTGGTATTGTTCGATTGGGCTTGCATTTCGATTTCTGTGGTAGTCCGTTATTTGATAGGTAAGCTGTTATATCTTGAAATAGTCCGTTTTATTGATACGTGGTTTGCATTTAGAGAATCTAGGACAATGAATTACCACACAGTGCATTCCAAAGCCATTCATGTCCTGAAAGAGTGCTGTTATCACACAGGGTAGATCTAACAAAGATTCACGACTTGTGATGCAGATTAAATTACTTGTCAATCAAACCAAGATTTAAACATTCCTTTCCTTGCAAGTAGCAACTTAGTAGTAATCAGAATACTTCCTAATATAGTATAAACAGGCATTATTTAACGCTCACTCATCTCCTTCACTCATACCTTAGGTCTCTTTCTCTAATTCATATTTGACTGAATCTAAGTGAGGCTCTAATTCTAATGAGATCAATGGCTCGACCAGGTCAAAATCTTCATGTGAAAAATTTGGTCTTCGTGGTCttatatttgatcatcatggcagTTGAAGCCCAGTTAATCAGATCAACTAACAGATATCTTAGGGCTTCTACAATATCTCTGGCTGCTACTCAGGGTAATAATGGAAGAAGTTTTGACGTACAAAATTATGGTGCAGTGGGTGATGGAGAGCACGACGATACTGAGGTCCTCTTATCATTTATCCTCTTGTTCCTAACATTAAGATCTTATTTCCTGCCACTCTAATAGTTTATATCTTGAGTAACAGAAAATTTACTAGATCTTATTATTAAGGACTCCAAAATCTTGTGTCTTATTAAAATTCTAATGGTTTTCAGGCATTTACTCGTGCATGGAATGATGCTTGCAAAGCGTCGTCTGCAACTTTGAATGTGCCAGGTGGCAAGGCTTTTCTGGTTAACAATCTAAATTTCCAGGGACCGTGTCAGCCTGGTTTCACATTGCAGGTCTAAAATTTGAACATAACCCTAAAGGATTCAAAAACAATGGATTTAATCCATCTCATTTTGTCGAAAAATTGTATAGTTCTATGCTATTTGTATTTGTAGTAAGAATAGTAATCCTTCTTCAAAGTTTACCATATTCTCGATTAATTCTATGTTTGATCCTCATTCTGTAAATTTGTGCACTGATTCGAGATTCTGGTAGTAACTcaatacaaattttttattttttatttttttaggtcgATGGAACTATTGTTGCCCCAGAAAATCCGAGCAGCTGGAAGAGCACATATGTGTGGTTGTTGTTCGAGCATCTTCAAAAATTTACATTGACAGGGAAGGGCACTATTGACGGAAAAGGAAGTAATTGGTGGGGTAAACAGAAAAGTAGACCAACGGTTAGTAACCATTTACACTGCTGAACTTCTCTCTGTGTTTCTAGTTTTTGATACAGAATATACCTAAAATTTTAGCTAAACCTGCACATTAAGGATCTAGCTGGAAAAAAAAAACAGAACTCGCAGATGAAAgaagaagattaaaaaaaaataaaaaatagtaaaaacagTTAGCTGACAATAAAACAAGAAACAGCAGTTTTTCAATACACGGGAATAAAACAGAAAGCAGCATCATCCATAAAGCATGGATAAAAATAGGTCCGTAAACCATGGGAAAAAACTACTTACATGCGCTAAAAATATAGATGCATATCATATGACTTTCTTTTTTCCACAGGCCATTCAATTCAATGACGTGAAAGGGAGTGCACTGAGTGGACTGAAGGTGACAAACAGTCCTCAATTTCATGTCACATTGACAAATTGTGACAGTGTCCAGATCGTGGGTATTACAATTCAGGCACCAGAAAGCAGCCCAAACACTGATGGAATTGATACGTTCGAATCCACAAACATAGTCATAAAAGATTCCACTATTGGAACAGGTAAAGGAATGAGGAATGTGGCAAATATTTTCATTTTAagattttgttttaaataaaacagTTTGAATTTCCAAGGGTGAATTGTCTTACTGATAAATATTTTGGATCATAAATATTTTGGATTATATTTCATGATTCATCAGTAACATTGTTTGATTATTAAATTACACTCTATGATACATCAATGATGTTATTTGATTACAAGTTAAAAAAACTGATAAAAGAAAATGTATGTCAGTATTATAATTAAACAAATTCATATCATAGATTAATTATGATCTGAGATGTTTTCTTTTAttcttaaatataatattaaatagcAGAGATTATATGTGAATAGAGACATATGAGTACATGGAAGTTTGATGACTGCAGGAGATGACTGTGTGGGGATAGGTGATGGGTCTTCAAATATTAACATCAATGATATCACATGCGGTCCAGGTCATGGAATAAGGTGATTAACGCTCTAAATAAACACAAATCCCTTAACAGCTAATAATAATTTATGTCTGTCTAAATATGTTAGGCATGAGAAATTCTTTATATTATTTGTATGATTTTGCAGCATTGGAAGTCTTGGAAGAGGAAACACGAAAGCAGATGTCCATTCCATTCACGTGAACGGCGCCAAGTTGACATCAACAACGAATGGATTAAGAATCAAGACATGGCCTGTATAATAATTATTTCAATAATCTCAAATTAAATCATTGCtgttttaaaaataacaaaaaaaaaaaatacttttgtATGCTGAGGATAGATGAAATATAGAATTGCAATAAATGAGAACTACAAGaatcattgtatttatttttattttcatgggaTTTTCAAAAGATTACACTATTTTAAATGTTCATTGACAAACTGTCAATGATATAACAGGGGGGTTCTGGCGTGGCAAGTGATATAACATATGAAAATGTTCAGATGGAAGACGTAAGCAACCCAATAATAATTAACCAATTCTACTGTGACACAGGTGACACTGGGTCTGGTTGCAAGTCTCAGGTAGACATTTGATCTAAATCCTTAATTAAACTCAGTTTTTGCTTTCAATACAACTGAGATCTGATTCGGAGTTCACCTTTTCATTTGATGTAGGGTTCTGCTGTGAAAATCAGTAATGTAGAATACAGTAATATCAGGGGCACATCAGCAACTGAAGATGGAATCACATTGTCGTGCAGCCAAAGCGGATCTTGCACGGGCATAACAATGGAGAATATAGATTTGGTAACTGGCTCAGGGGCCCAAGTCGCTTGTAATGCCCAAAACGTACAGGGTGGAAATTCGATTCCTTCACGTTGTCTAGGTAACAATGGCCAATGATATAACAGAGCTGTGAAGCTATCTCTAATGCAGTAACCTCTTTCTTAAATCCCTGAAAAATAATGTAGTCTTCAGAATAGTTAGCAATTAACAAGTTGGATCTCAGCTGATGGAAAAAGCCATTGGTTTTAATATTTTTCTTGCCATTTCTTTTCCAAAGATAATGGAAATGGGAATGTACCTAAATTTTGCTAGTTAAACTTAAATGTTCGAGTACACTCATTTCCATGGCAAATCTTAATTTAAAAATAATGAAATTTATTTCGCAATTTTTTTCACATTATTAAAAAGTTCTCTGAGAGAATTATTGATTGATATATAAAAACAAGACAACCTTTTTGGGAAGCATCAATTTGTTCTAAAAATTAAAAGAATTGGATTTAACAAATTCTTCGTACGGGAAAGTAACTGTTTACTTGGGAAAATTTGTCATTATTTGACTCATCAATCAAACTCTGTGGGTTAGAAACATTCTTTGAAGGGTAGAAAGAAAGCTAAATTGCCGCAAACagtaagaaataacaaaacataaaaAGAAGTGACGGTTTATATTAATGCCCTTTGCCAAAGCAAAGCTGTCAGTGCTCTCTTTTTCATTATACATTCATAAGAACATAAGAACAGAGTATTGATGTCTTGTTCAAAAAAGAGAGTATTTTCATTGCATTCCCATTCAAAACAAAGTTTTATCCAAGGCTGCAGGAGAAGCTTCCAGAAAACGGGCCAAAAAATGGACAATTCTAGGTTCATCGAAGAGTgtaaaaaaagaaataaatgtGATGTTTGGAGTAGAAGAACTAAATGTAGCAAGGGAGATAAAATGTGCATAGGTGGAAgtccacatatgccaacaatctcccttaatcTTCAATGTCGTTTATATCTGCAATACCAATTTCTTTCCAACGATGCACAAAAACATTCTTGTGAAAATATCCGCTAATTGTTCTTCTGACCTGCAAAACCAAAGATATATGTCAACATTGTTCATCAATTCCAAAATATAATGATATCTTGTATCAATATGCTTTAAAGTCAATTGAGAGATTTTTTTATAACCAGCATGATAATATAATACTTATTTATGTGAAACACTTTAACATTGAGTTAAAtgacaatctaaaacatcattaaGAACTCtttcaatttatatttttaaaatagttttgcacTATTATTTTGTTAGAAACCATGATTCATATTTTTCCCTTATTCATTTTCACTCATTGGATTTAGAATTTTATACTACCCAATAAAGTCAAACTCAAAATCCTACCATGCTTTATGTTATCTAGTTTATATAAACCTTTATGGGGTATTTTAACTTTATTATAATTTCTTTGGGATGATTTTCATGtcaataaaattataatttatattttgtcTATTGTTATGAAGAGGTATATATCTTTGTTATGATTTTAAAGAAAATACGAAAATTCAAATATATAATAAATGCTTGTTTGAATGTATGATTTACACGAATTCACTTGGATTTTATGAGTaaatttattctatatatatatatatatatatatatatagtataatacatagaattttttattttaatttttcatcgTAAGAGTTTCACTTAATCTGCCTAAAATTAATTCACACAAATTTTTAGGGTGACTTATCAACTAGAGAACTATAGAACTCATTTTCAAAAACTATACTCTTAAAGTCATCACTAGAAAGTGGTATATCATTCCATTGAATGCTACTTTCAAGAATATTATCCAGTATATACATATTTTCATTGTAGTAAATCACTCCACTTAATGTTAATTTCAAGAATACTATCCAATATAAAGATATTTTTATTGTATGTTTATCACTCTTGATAGTCAACCTAAAACAAATATTGTTTATACACTATTATTTCCTTTATAATTTCTTATATATTTAGAAACTTTTGAAATAAATCTAATCATctctttaaaaagaaaaaaaaaagtgaattcTTATGACAAACTAAATTGGAACTTCATTATATTTAGCTCTATGGTCTTTGATTTGGGATCACATATGTTTGAAGAGATTGAGCTaattaataattggaaatgtctcaTTTGATTCTTTTGTCTTTTACCTTAACAGAGTGTTTTTGTCTTTATTTTAAGTTTATGTgatcaattatttatattttttctctATGCTAGCCTTTCTTGGAAACACTTTTTCTTTAGATCAGTTATGAATTACTTTCAAAATTTATAATTCTTGTTTGTAATTTGAGTCCTATACACTTATTTTTTCTGTAACATCTTTTATCTAAATATTGGTTGAAGAGGTGCATACACGTTACTTGGTTATCTTTAAGCATATGGTACAACATCAATTGAATTCTCTAATATTGATGTTAGTCAAAACATTTCTAAATATTGATAGTTTtaacaatatcatcaacaagtgCTATATTACTCTCTTGAATGTTATTTGGaagaatatttttgaatttttagaccTCTAGATCATGTGTATCTTACTTTTGAATCAACGAACTAAACATACACTaatattttcttgataatattatctatttaatattatttagaattaatttaattctcTTTTTAAAAGTAAGTTTTTAAAATCTTATGATAAATTATAGTAGCAGATCCCTATGGCTATATCTATGATCATGGATTTTAGATCAAATATGTTCAAAAAAGtgatatatttttaatttacaTTGCCTTGTATTACCATTACTAATTTTTACACTAAAGAGATTAAACTATTTAGGTCCATTAGATATAGTTTACCCTTAGTGACCATGTTGTATGTTTTAATTAGTTAGAACTAGGAGAGGTCCAAACCATTACATAACCACTATAAAAAGAGATAGAAAAGCCACATGTGGGACTCATGAGGAGTGAGAACTCTCCACCCCAGAGTCAACgaacaaaaatgaacaaaacaaaagaTCAATGAAACTAAAAATAAGCAAACAAAAAAACATATACCCACTCCACTGAAGGAACAAACCAATGGCCAACTTGGTGGGGTTCTTCTCAAACTTTTTGTTCTTACTCAAAGCCTTTATCTTCTCAAAAGAGGAAAGACATTTGTTGGATTCTTTTCCAAACAAGAGACCAAGTGACTCTAGTCATAATAATCTTGGAAATTGATGCCTCCAAGCCTATAGTGGCGGAAGATTCAAAACTCATATTCTTCCAAACCTTCTTCTTCTTAATATTCTCTTGTATAACTCTTGAAGGGTTTCAAGATTCCTATTAATCATTTTAATTACTCTGTACAATCACATCCTCTACTTTTCTTTTGAGGGACACCTAGCTACTATAAATATTGTCCATAACCTTCATATTTTTTTCCTTGTTGTCTTCTTGGTGAATCGTCTCATTAAGTGCGCTGAGCCCTCAATTATTCCTTAATATTTTTACATTTGTCTAACTTCTCAGCAAATTGTTAGTCACTTCATAGACAATCTAGTCTTTTATCTTTCATAGCCTAGATGAAGCCCTCAAATTGGCTTCTGCAAGGGCTTCTAATCTATAAATTATATTCCTTGCTACATTAAGCTGACCCAAAAGAAAACAAATGATAGCCTTATTCTTATTATAACCATCACAAAGTTCATTAACTTTCTGCACATAGTTAGGGTAGTCCCAATTTTTAGGTGACTTCACTAGCGAGGGGGGGAGAACTACAAGAAGGGGTTGAATAGGTAATCTCTTTCTTGATATGGTTATACAAGGTCCAATCACACTTGCTTGATGAAGACGAGGTAAAATCCTCAAACATATTGTCCTAAACATTCAACTCTTTGATAAAAATAACTATAGGAGGGGCCAAGGGGTTTTTATCTTTAGCCATTCTACTAGGGTTGACTGAGGTAAGGGTCCTCTTAGGTTTAGGATTCAATCTAGGCTCTTTGTAGATCAAGATATCAAAAAAATTGATACACAAAGAAGGGCTAGAGGGATTAAAATCTAGGCCACTAGAAGGGGTTAAGTATAGAAGGAAACTGTAAAGCCAAAGGATAAGCCCTTAGCGTATGGGAAGGATATCTTTGATTTTAGCCACAACAGTAGATTAAAAAACAAATGAGAAAATACAATATGGGAAATTCATCTCTAGCCCATACCTAAAGTGATTGAGCATGGGGAAAATCTGAGAGTGTAAGTGTTTAAACCTACCATCTAGGGTGataaatttcataaggagaaaCACTACCTCTTTCCAAATACCAAGAAGGGCATCCCTATTAAATTCACTCTGGTAAAGGggcacattttcaattttttttcatgaaCATTTAAGAATATTCTTTTTAATTACCCTTCAACTTCTTAGGAAAGGTGGTACCTTCCACCACTAGACCTATAGTAGCCTCTATGGTCTCCAAGACACAATGAATTTCACCCCACCCACCTAGACTTCACCATCTACCGAGGATTTAGCAAATTGTATTGACAGGGTAGGATCAAAATCCTCCGTTCTTTTGACATAGTTCATCAATTCCCTTCTACCATGTTATTCAAGGGTGCcttattttgtttaaatttttcttAACGATCATGTCCTCTCTGGATGAGGTCCCCACCCATAGTATGCATATAAAAACCAATAATAGGTCTAAGAGAGGGGTAGTAGAAACCATCTTTGGGCTAGAGACCACATAGGACAATAATTCTAAAAGCATAGCTATCACAAGATTTAACAAAGCCAATCCTTTTCAATAAATGATTATAATACAACATTTCCATGAAAGAGATTGAAAaggtcataattaaatatttaaatctcaaTAGTATGATTCTTTAGCAACCGTTGTACAAATAGCATCATGTAATTCATGCAGGATCATCTAGACTTTCAACCCCTCAAACAAAGGGCCTAATTTTGCTAATCTATTTGCACTTTTATTTCCTTCTCTTAAGGTGTGTTGGTATTTGGCATATACAAACATAGCAATCATGTCTTGGCACTTGGTGATAATATCCTTTACCCACCATCTCAGCTTTACTTTCCCTTGCAACATCATAATTACATTTTTCTAATCACCTTCAATAATTATTCATCTGTAACCTTTGTCTTTCATAGTGATGATCCCAAATAAGGCCTCCATTACTTCCACCATGTTGGATGTTTGAGAGCCCAAATCTACCACATAGGCCACCATGACCTACCCTTTGGATATTTGATGATTCGACCTCCACTCACCCGGCCTAGGATACCTTTAGACCTTGTTGTATGTTTTATTTTAAGGGATTAGCTATGTTTTGTCAAATTATGGCTTTAGAGGGTTTGTAAAATTTATTTATCGCACTAGATTCCTTCCTAGATAATTtgctaatatttattttattaatcacCAGTATCTCACTCATATAGATGATAAATAATTTATGATCCATATTATGGGGTGCTTTTACATTTATGAGTCAACCTTAAATTTTCCTATTCAATTAAAAAGAGTAAAGGATAAAggtaattatcttttgtcaagtcTACTTAGCTATATATATTTAATTGGAAACTATAATTCACTATGGAGGGATATTTAACTTTCATAGAAttctctttcatttcttggatTTATCTTTGGAAGTATTAAATCACCTATAGAATTACAAAAGATGTTTCGTTAGCTCGTAAATTCCAAGATTACTCAACttattcatttccacctattttttctattcttcttatgaagttgaacttTCCAAGAGtttatttattgaaaataaaattatatcaAGTACTTTGTGGGTGTAATATCATAAATTACATTCTATTCaatttcacatcacatacatattcATTTtagttacaattaggacaatcatgCTCTCTATCCTTTATAAAATTCTGAAACAAGTTCCCTTATTTTAAAATGTgtctatatttttaatttttatatccaGTTTTCATCCACATGAATGCACACCATGTAGGCATGTATTTGATGCACTAGTGTCCATCAAAAAACcgatgatttcattggcaattgGGACATTACACTTGTCATATTTTTGTAGTATAACACCTCTAGCAACCTATACCCATACATATAGGGGTGTACAACTGAAACATCCTATCCATAGGacatacatcataattattagtgTTGTACATGACATAGCACAAACTTCGTACATGGATATGAGGAGAGTCAAAAATCTATTGAAGCTTATTGTTAGTGTCTTCATAACATTCAAATCTCAATCTAGTTTGGGACAGTATTCTTCCTAGATAACAAAtgcattgaaaaatgtctttttttttgtttaattccaTTCTCAACGTTAATTATTTTAGTTCCtctaggagataaaggagttgatgCAAGGACTTCGCAAGGTCATAACTGTTGACTCGGATGTCTGATTGGGCTAGAATTTGATGTGGAGGTGTATCATGAAAAGTTGTTTGAATTTCCATCACAAACTAGTTTAGTAGGaccttaaaaaattatattttcgagGCCCGATTCCTTCATCtgaggcctcaaaattggcttttactatTTTTTCGGGTTTTAGAAAGTTGATCTTTTAGTTAATTTTGAACTCATACTATTTATGGAGTTATAAATTCAGAAATTTGTGTTGTAGGAATGTTTTTtagatttctagaagatttcatgattttttgggatagatttgaaaatttccataaaaggcaaattttggattttgtcaaaAATCTGTCTAAAATGGACATTTTTAGTTTCCTATTGAAATAGGTCATGTTTCGTTGTATTATTAGAATGGTTGGAGTTTACAGATGAAGAATAATAAAGAGAATTTGATCTAGGATAGAGTCAATTCTTAAAAATTTCATTTATTCTATTGATTATGTTTTAACTGATTTCATCATCTAGTAGCAGAGGAGGAAGATGgttgggagaggaagagggagaggtatTTATCAAATGCATAAATACATGCAAAACCTTCAAAGGTAGGTTTCAAACCTCATGAATATGTTGGAAAATCAGAGACAAAGGCAAAGGGCAGATAACTTTGATGAAGGTTCAGATCAAGGAGATACAGATCGgtctagagaacttgaagaagtgCCTGTAAATTGTGGAAATTTTGAAGAGAGGACTATTAGGGAATTAGAAGGGAAGAATGAAGGAATTAAAGTTGAAGTTTTAGAATATGCATGCAGCCTTAAACTAGAGGAGCTGATCAACTGGATGAATGAGATGTAGAAATTTTTTGAATGGAAGTCTATGATAGAGGACAAAAAAGTTAAATTTGCATGCACCAAGTTAAAGGGTCATAGAATGATCTGTTTGGA contains:
- the LOC131863414 gene encoding polygalacturonase-like, translating into MRSMARPGQNLHVKNLVFVVLYLIIMAVEAQLIRSTNRYLRASTISLAATQGNNGRSFDVQNYGAVGDGEHDDTEAFTRAWNDACKASSATLNVPGGKAFLVNNLNFQGPCQPGFTLQVDGTIVAPENPSSWKSTYVWLLFEHLQKFTLTGKGTIDGKGSNWWGKQKSRPTAIQFNDVKGSALSGLKVTNSPQFHVTLTNCDSVQIVGITIQAPESSPNTDGIDTFESTNIVIKDSTIGTGDDCVGIGDGSSNININDITCGPGHGISIGSLGRGNTKADVHSIHVNGAKLTSTTNGLRIKTWPGGSGVASDITYENVQMEDVSNPIIINQFYCDTGDTGSGCKSQGSAVKISNVEYSNIRGTSATEDGITLSCSQSGSCTGITMENIDLVTGSGAQVACNAQNVQGGNSIPSRCLGNNGQ